One genomic window of bacterium includes the following:
- a CDS encoding dihydroorotase: protein MRHSYSDFEHPAPAVNLFLQGARVVDPRAGLDQTMDLHIREGRFAPTPSQVPADTDVIHLKGHIITPGWFDLHVHLREPGREVAETIDSGCQAAMNGGFTGLACMPNTNPPLDDAGRVQWVLDRAARWPVDVNVIAAATRGREGKELVEMSELREIGVRAFSDDGSPIKSTAVLRHAMEYAHMLGARVFEHADDASLSEGGVINEGEWSTRLGMSGMPSVAETTDVMRCILLAEYTGAPIHICHVSTRESVEWIRWAKGRGLPVTAEVTSHHLLLIDEHCREFDTDFKMNPPLRSEADREACRQGLADGTLDAYCTDHAPHTWEAKMQEFDLAPFGIVGLETALGLAFTHLIPGVVSLEKMLERVAYAPREILGIPLPKIATGEKADLTIIHPTVAWTVDPATFKSKSRNTPFKGWPLTGRARGIVSKGSAVIREV, encoded by the coding sequence ATGCGACATTCTTATTCTGATTTCGAGCATCCTGCTCCCGCCGTGAATCTGTTTTTGCAGGGAGCACGAGTCGTAGATCCGCGGGCGGGACTTGATCAGACGATGGACCTTCACATCCGCGAGGGTCGCTTTGCCCCCACGCCTTCTCAAGTACCGGCCGATACGGATGTAATTCATCTGAAGGGTCACATCATCACACCCGGCTGGTTCGATTTGCACGTCCATCTGCGGGAACCGGGCCGGGAAGTGGCGGAGACGATTGACAGCGGCTGTCAGGCGGCCATGAACGGCGGTTTCACGGGCCTGGCCTGCATGCCGAATACGAATCCTCCACTGGACGACGCCGGACGAGTGCAGTGGGTGCTCGATCGCGCGGCCCGCTGGCCGGTGGACGTCAACGTGATCGCGGCCGCCACCCGCGGGCGGGAAGGCAAGGAGCTGGTCGAGATGTCCGAGCTCCGCGAGATCGGAGTTCGCGCCTTCAGCGATGACGGTTCGCCGATCAAGAGCACGGCCGTCTTGCGCCACGCCATGGAATACGCGCACATGCTCGGTGCGCGAGTTTTCGAGCACGCCGATGACGCGAGTCTCTCGGAGGGCGGAGTTATCAACGAGGGCGAGTGGTCCACCCGCCTCGGAATGTCCGGAATGCCCTCAGTGGCGGAGACCACGGACGTCATGCGTTGTATTCTGCTGGCCGAGTACACCGGCGCTCCGATACACATCTGCCACGTCTCGACGCGGGAGTCGGTGGAGTGGATTCGCTGGGCAAAGGGGCGCGGCCTGCCGGTCACCGCCGAGGTCACCTCGCATCATCTACTCCTCATTGATGAGCATTGCCGGGAATTCGACACCGATTTCAAGATGAATCCGCCGCTGCGCAGCGAAGCCGACCGTGAGGCTTGCCGTCAGGGGCTGGCCGACGGCACTCTGGACGCCTACTGCACGGATCACGCGCCGCATACCTGGGAAGCCAAGATGCAGGAATTCGATCTGGCGCCGTTCGGAATCGTCGGTCTGGAGACGGCGCTTGGGTTGGCCTTCACCCACCTGATTCCCGGTGTGGTCAGTCTGGAAAAGATGCTTGAACGTGTAGCCTATGCCCCCCGCGAGATACTCGGAATTCCCCTCCCGAAGATCGCCACCGGAGAAAAGGCCGACCTGACCATCATCCATCCAACCGTTGCCTGGACGGTGGATCCCGCAACCTTCAAATCAAAGTCACGGAACACGCCCTTCAAGGGCTGGCCACTCACCGGTCGAGCCCGCGGCATAGTCAGCAAGGGATCTGCCGTCATCCGAGAGGTATGA